The Elaeis guineensis isolate ETL-2024a chromosome 13, EG11, whole genome shotgun sequence genome includes a region encoding these proteins:
- the LOC105056329 gene encoding protein MIZU-KUSSEI 1-like, giving the protein MKTIMARTSHDPSSSSSSSSSSKIPFQRIRKGSDQGERMVGDEEAKKKASSAAEAVSRLRSVLTAAIPARWSRPVLTGTLFGHRRGHVNLAFQVDARSSPAVLVELATPTSTLVREMASGLARIALECERKEEKTTARTSLLEEPLWRAYCNGRKCGYAVRRECGPADWKVLRALEPVSMGAGVLPGDDPDGDIMYMRARFERVVGSKDSEAFYMINPDGNTGPELSVYLLRV; this is encoded by the coding sequence ATGAAAACAATCATGGCAAGAACTTCTCACgacccttcctcctcctcctcctcctcctcctcctctaagATACCCTTCCAACGAATAAGAAAGGGAAGCGACCAAGGAGAAAGGATGGTAGGGGATGAGGAGGCGAAGAAGAAAGCTTCTTCCGCCGCGGAGGCCGTTTCGAGGCTCCGCTCCGTCTTGACAGCCGCGATTCCCGCCCGTTGGAGCCGGCCGGTCTTGACGGGCACCCTCTTCGGCCACCGGCGCGGCCACGTCAACCTGGCCTTCCAGGTGGACGCCCGATCATCCCCAGCGGTGCTCGTCGAGCTCGCCACGCCCACGAGCACCCTCGTGCGCGAGATGGCGTCGGGCCTCGCGAGGATCGCGCTCGAGTGCGAGCGGAAAGAAGAGAAGACCACGGCCAGAACCAGTCTCTTGGAGGAGCCGCTGTGGCGGGCGTACTGCAACGGGAGGAAGTGCGGCTACGCGGTGCGGCGAGAGTGCGGGCCGGCGGATTGGAAGGTGCTGCGGGCCTTGGAACCGGTGTCCATGGGGGCCGGAGTGCTGCCGGGGGACGACCCGGACGGAGATATCATGTACATGAGAGCAAGGTTCGAACGGGTGGTGGGCTCCAAGGACTCGGAGGCCTTCTACATGATCAACCCCGATGGCAACACCGGTCCCGAGCTCAGCGTATATTTGCTTAGAGTCTGA
- the LOC140853375 gene encoding uncharacterized protein gives MRDMNVQFGQEAFIKGFELCQEKVARKFSELDLSFLGEESEDEAGPSPATTAIAAPLPGTSSSPTPAPECPAEALPLPLGIPLKSTIQRLKKEVLHLTKKSKKMEGELRRLREGHSEATAEATHFRNLHVKGIMEYSRRKADFAKELAECKKSASDRIWAQAVKISALKVELSAAMGKIGQLGGSSSRLLARADGDQQWSKKVSDLPRQLQDVEVSHDVHRASWRRQVEEYKGRLRAATDEVARLQRQLANRAQLTSARDSDELQSLRGTVEGISVALGEKTAELQQLKIQLAYEQRAVADTEAESEVLRKRRREAEAESQRLRRALQDALQRRGS, from the exons atgagggacatgaacgtccaattcggccaggaggcgttcatcaaggggttcgagctctgccaagagaaggtggccagaaaattttcagagctcgacctcagcttcctaggcgaggagtccgaagacgaggccggtccctcgccagccaccactgctatcgcagcccccttgccggggacgtcgagttctccaacccccgcccctgag tgtcctgcagaagcacttcccctgcccttggggatcccgctgaagtcgacgatccagcggctgaagaaggaagtccttcacttgacaaagaagtcaaagaagatggaaggcgagcttcgcagattgagagaaggtcattctgaagccaccgcggaggccacccactttcggaatctccacgtgaaggggatcatggagtatagccggaggaaggcggatttcgcgaaggagctcgcGGAATGCaaaaagagcgccagcgaccgaatttgggctcaggccgtcaagattagcgccctcaaggtggaactgtcggccgcgatggggaagatcggccagctgggaggaagttcgtcccggctcttggctcgggccgacggcgaccaacagtggtcgaagaaggtctccgaccttccgcggcagcttcaggacgtcgaggtgagccacgacgtgcatcgggccagctggcgcaggcaggtggaggaatataaagggagactcagggcggcgaccgacgaagtcgcccgtctccagaggcagctggctaacagggctcagcttacttccgcccgggattctgatgagctccagtccctaagaggaaccgtcgaagggatttctgtcgccctcggggaaaagacagccgagctgcaacaactgaagatccaactggcatacgagcagcgggccgtcgcggacacggaggcggaatccgaggtcttgaggaagaggcgtcgagaggcggaggccgagagccagcgacttcgtcgggcgctccaggacgcgctgcagagaagggggagctag